GGCTCACGGTCGGAACAAGTCAGACGCGCGACCCGGGGTGATCGCATCCGCACCGCTGTGGCTAGCTCGGGTCGCGCGCGCCGCGCGCCGCGCGCCGTCGCGAAAATTACACGAGCAACGCCGGAATCTGGTCGGGCCCGAACGCGGCCGCGCCGCGCGGCGCCGTCGAGAACGTCGGCCGCAGGGTCGGATCGGCCCGGAGCGCCGGAAACCGCTCGAGCAGGAGCGACACGCCGATCCTCGCCTCCATCCGCGCCAGCGGCGCCCCGACACAGTAGTGCAGACCGCCGCCGAAGTTCAGCATTCCCACGGGTCGTCGATGGATGTCGAAGATCTCCGGGCGGGGGTAGATCTCCTCGTCGTAATGGCGAGCCATCAGCGACAGGTAGAGGATCGTCCCCGCAGCCAGCGTTTCGCCGCCTATCGTCGCCTCACGCTCGACGAACCGCACGATGCCCGCCACGCTGCTGCACCAGCGGGTCGACTCCTCGATGGCCTGCGGCAGGAGCGAAGGTTGCTGCCGCAGCTGGTTCATCGACTCGGGGTGGGCGAGCAGCGCCACGAGCAGGTTGGCCAGCATCCAGCTGGTCGTCTCGTAGCTGGCGAGGATCAACGTGAGCACGACCCCCTCGCACGCCTCCACACCGCCCAGCCCCTCCGCGACGATCGCCCGCGCGATCTCGCCGAGCAGCGTATCGCTCGGGTGCGCCACCTCGCGCTCAGCGATCTCCCGGAGCTGCGCCTCCATCGCGGCGTGGGCACTCCGCCCCTCGGCCATGACGACGGGATCCTGCGGCATCACGACGCTGCGGATCATCTTGCGGATCAGCACGTCGTTCTCGGCGATCCGCTCCTCCGGGAGCCCGAAGAGGGCGCTCGTCACGCCCATGGGCATCGACATCGCAAAATCATCAAAGAGATCCGCCTGCTCCTTCCGCGCGAGCCGCTCCACGACCCTGCGCGCCACCGGGGTCACGATCGCCTCCTCGTAGCGGGAGATCACGCGTGGGGAGAGGACCGCGTTGAAGAGCCGCCGCATGCGCGTGTGCGACTCACCGCCGAGCGTCACGAGCGTCCCTTTCATGATCCCGTTGTCGTAGGCCCGGGTGCTGAAGGTCTCGCTGTCGCGCAGCACCGCGGTCACGTCGGCGCCGCGGAGCACGACTGGCACGCCGAGTCCCTCGTCGAAATAGACGGAGTGCTCCCTCGCCGCAGCGGCGAGGTGGATCGCGAACGCCGAAGGGTCTTTCGAGGTGAAAGAAAATAGATTCTTACGAGGCAGCATACATAAAACTTAGTATTCCATATCGAAACGCGAATCAAGCCGCTTTGCCGTGACCTCGACTGGGACATAGGTGGGGAAGAGCCGGTATTGCGGACGCTCCTCCCACGTTGGCTTCGAGCGCGGGCCCTGTGGGTGAGGCCCCCGGACGAGCCGAGATCCGTCCATGGTGATTCGTCGAATCCCTGGCGACGTCGAAAAGCTGCTCGACTCGGGAGCTCTGCTCGACCCGGGAGGAAGGCGGCGAGTGTCGCGGACCGGAGGCGCGGTTCCCCGATGGCGGCAGCGAAGCCCGCCGATCGTCGCGCCGATCACCGAGAGGATGAATGGATTCCATCGCCTGCTTCGAGAAAGCGCGCGCTCCACGACGGCCGGGCGTTGAGCTCCTCGACGTCGGTTCCAATCATCTTCGTGTAGCTGCGGCCCATCTCCTCCAGCTCTTCCCCGCTCAGCACGTCCTCGATCCGGGTGAAGCCCGCCGGCGCTCGCTGCTCCACCATCGAGAGGACCCGGTCGGCGCCCATCGCACGGTTCGCGAGGACGAGGGTGCTCGTCGGCGGACGGCGCGCGGCTTCATAGCCGGCGAGCGCCTCTTCGGGGGTGCTCGTCTGGGCGAGGTGCCAGGCCAGCACGCGAGCATCGAGGATCGCCTGGGAGGCGCCGTTGGAACCGACAGGGTACATGGGGTGCGCCGCGTCGCCGAGCAGGGTGACCCGGCCAGCGCCCCACGACGGCAGCGGATCGCGATCGATCATGGGATACTCGAAGATGACGGGCGCCGCGGCGATGAGCGCCGGAATGTCGAGCCAGGAGAAGCGCCACGCCGCGAAGTGGGGCAGCACGTCCTCCACGCGTCCTCGCCGGTTCCAGCTCCCCGGCGCGACCGCCGCCCCCTCGTGCAGCCGCACCTCCGCCACCCAGTTGATCGCGGCCCGCCCGCCGAGCTCCGCGCGGCGGGAGATCGGGTAAGCGACGAACTTGGCGGCCACGTTGCTGCCGGCCATGATCATGGTGCGCCCCGAGAGGAAGGGCTCGCCCTCGGTCACGCCACGCCACATGTGAATCCCGTTCCACCGGGGCGGCCCCTCCGCCGGGTGGAGCTGCGCGCGAACCACGGAGTGGATGCCGTCGGCCCCGACGAGCACGTCCGCAGGGGCCACGTGGCGCTCACCGGTCCGCCGATCCCGCACCGTGACCTGCACCTCGGATGCCGTCTGCTCGAACCCCTCCACCGCCGACCCGACGCGCACGCTGGAGGCCCCCAGGCGCCGCTGCACCGCCGCGAGCAGCATCAACTGGAGCTCACCGCGGTGGATCGACACCTGTGGCCAGCGATACCCGGCGGAGATCCCCCGCGGCTGGCCCCATATCCGGCCCCCGAACCGATCGTGGTGCACGACCTCGGCGGTCGGGATCCCTGTCGCCAGCAGCGCATCAGCGAGGCCAAGCTCGGTCAGCTCTCGCACGGCGTGAGGCAGGAGGTTGATGCCGACACCGAGCGGCCTGATCTCTCGCGCGGCCTCCACGACGCTCGCATCGATGCCGGCCGCGTGCAGGCTCAGGGCCGCCGTCAGCCCGCCGATGCCGCCCCCCGCGATCAACACCCGCATCGCGCGACGCTCGCACGGCGCGCCGGACGCGGCAACGGCGCTCATGGCGCCCGCCACCGCGGCGCCGAACCCGGGTAAGATCCTCGAAAGAGGGACATACCATGCGATTGCTCGTCTCGATGGACTCTTGGGGTGCGAGGCTGCTGTCGGTGCTGGCGATCGCGCCTGCGCTGAGTTGCGGTGGAACCGTCACGCCCGGTGAAGGCACAGGCGGAGGCACCTCCAGCAGCTCAGGTGAAGGCACCTCCAGCGCCACAGGCGAAGACACCGCCAGCAGCTCAGGCGAAGGCACCTCCAGCAGCTCAGGTGAAGGCACCTCCAGCAGCTCAGGAGGCCTGCCACCGGAAGGGTTTCCGTTCGCTTGCGACGATCCGGAGCCCAT
The DNA window shown above is from Sorangium aterium and carries:
- a CDS encoding cytochrome P450; the encoded protein is MLPRKNLFSFTSKDPSAFAIHLAAAAREHSVYFDEGLGVPVVLRGADVTAVLRDSETFSTRAYDNGIMKGTLVTLGGESHTRMRRLFNAVLSPRVISRYEEAIVTPVARRVVERLARKEQADLFDDFAMSMPMGVTSALFGLPEERIAENDVLIRKMIRSVVMPQDPVVMAEGRSAHAAMEAQLREIAEREVAHPSDTLLGEIARAIVAEGLGGVEACEGVVLTLILASYETTSWMLANLLVALLAHPESMNQLRQQPSLLPQAIEESTRWCSSVAGIVRFVEREATIGGETLAAGTILYLSLMARHYDEEIYPRPEIFDIHRRPVGMLNFGGGLHYCVGAPLARMEARIGVSLLLERFPALRADPTLRPTFSTAPRGAAAFGPDQIPALLV
- a CDS encoding flavin-dependent oxidoreductase, with translation MRVLIAGGGIGGLTAALSLHAAGIDASVVEAAREIRPLGVGINLLPHAVRELTELGLADALLATGIPTAEVVHHDRFGGRIWGQPRGISAGYRWPQVSIHRGELQLMLLAAVQRRLGASSVRVGSAVEGFEQTASEVQVTVRDRRTGERHVAPADVLVGADGIHSVVRAQLHPAEGPPRWNGIHMWRGVTEGEPFLSGRTMIMAGSNVAAKFVAYPISRRAELGGRAAINWVAEVRLHEGAAVAPGSWNRRGRVEDVLPHFAAWRFSWLDIPALIAAAPVIFEYPMIDRDPLPSWGAGRVTLLGDAAHPMYPVGSNGASQAILDARVLAWHLAQTSTPEEALAGYEAARRPPTSTLVLANRAMGADRVLSMVEQRAPAGFTRIEDVLSGEELEEMGRSYTKMIGTDVEELNARPSWSARFLEAGDGIHSSSR